cgcaagaatttctcaacatgaagacgtacacgcgcatcaaagaccccaaaagtacgccacagagatacattcacatatctggccacgccatcggatctaacacaagtataactggggactgctcaccacatccctttacatgcaatagtccaagattcagaagatggtgcaaaggatgtcgcttggaacaaaatccttaaagacttgatagcaacacatcggtaacggaacgctctcagctcgtctacttcacccaatggctccagaagatttcgaccatgcaagcatccacagcatatcatcatcCCAATCAGAAAGCCCatgcaccaaataacctaaaatcaaggatggaccaacaacgcaaccacaatctccaagattggccctgacatgatcattgacgAGCATGTGTTTCATCCATCTATCCCAAgatcgcaatggagtttggtaaattttgaaatccactggagaggttatatACTTATTCTTCTAGAGTCagagccttattacacattctggagaagatcgacggtactgttgggtggatacatgtgaGAGcatctaccttgagttctcctggcttgccttgtcgttgattataactattgtagattgctttgttgccattaatgctgTCTCTACCACCGCtgaaaaatgatgaagaggagccaGACGCTGCAGATAAAAGCACGAAGCCgaacgaacaacaaaaacagaagagggtcgataccccttttcatacgaacgcagtttctagagtttgaacagaataaggattcctcatTGCTCCATGAAATGGAATAGATGACTAGgcacaccacactcatgctccatatccGGACAAGTAGTGttccaatatctccgctccatgaccgaaacagcagcgcgccagcacgagggacaccagtcgctcaacctacaaACGTTCCATGGATCTAGCACTCTGTGGTCAATACAATGcttcatggctccagcactccgtggtcaagacaactctccatggctccaacaCTCCGTGGTCAAATCCAACTCTCCATGACTCCgacactctatggttaagttagcgccaacgctctAGCATTCCGCGATccagccagcaagccttccaagtgtcATTTCCACttttccacggactgaagccatcaaCGCCACCGTCACCATTTGGTATCAAAAGTTCCAAcgccatattttcaccattccacggactgaatccagtttccaccattccgcggactgaagccagtttccacaactgaagccaatttccaccattccgcggactgaagccaatttccacAACTAAAACCGATTTCcatcattccgcggactgaagccaatttccaccattccacggactgaagccagtttccacaactgaagccaatttccaccattccgcggactgaagccagtttccacaactgaagccaatttccaccgttccacgaaTCAGGAGCCAGTCGTGCCATCTCTGCTTCTTTGTGACCTAAGCCAGCCAAGTGCCATCCACCGATCCACGGACCTAGCCAACAGCACCGCTCCACGAACCTACCCAACAGCGCTGCTACGCGGATCTAACCAGCagcaccattccatggatgtagcCAAGCAAGCAGCACCGTCCATCATTCATCCACCATTCAAAGTCAATGCTCCATTGTCCCTTCCAAGCTAGTCATGCCATTGGCCCTTCCGAGCTAGTCATgccattggcccttccaagctagtCATGTCATTGGCCCTTCCAATCTATCCTCTCCATCGGCCCTTCCATGATAGCCTCGCCATcggcccttccaagctagccacgccatccacctttccgtagtcattcaaagcagcgccatctccaccagtcaaggaagcaccaTGTTGGACTTTCAAGACATGCCATCTCCATGCATTCCGTAACTTAGCCGGCTAGCAACATTCGCCGCTCCGAGGACCAAGTCGCAGTACCACCTCTTCTAATTAGCAACCAAAGTTGCAATGCTGATGCCAGCACCCCACGtccaaaccaaatttatgcgaaaCCGCTGATGCAAGGATCGCAGATTCTTCGTAcctcctgacaaaggttagccaaatctccctgacaatctcttcatgacttgttgttttgattttatcctcacctgtcaccatctcatgcttaccccgcaacaatgccactgttccgagctaagcaggggacttaatgttgatggtggtttttagattaggatTAAAATCctaaaccttgcatctgatgtgacatcactctgcaaggaaacagagccacgtgtgatatcctctccactggcatattcattgagccgctcaatatacttacatgaaatttatccagactggagaATCCCAAATGTTctataaatttcggcgcctcgcgtatattcacttaatataagttcctatgAATGCCTTCTatatatgctatgttctccggctgaactcttaatgttgatatggcatgacgattcgtgttcactcgcagcagagtagcaagaatctccaagtatcaagaataagatctctgcataaggtattcaatcagaaaagcatgttgctctctagCAACAAACTTAAAAGAGCTATGTGTggacacatagaattcagtcaatcgtcctgactaacttgcagaagttagggtttcgcgcctcgcgcaatataccagaccttgcttgtcaaaattaagcctaagcaaactaagtaattaatcctccatggattagtaggtgcagaaCCTCGCTCAGAATAaggaaaaacagggagccgcaacagcaaaaagaggcgtggccatgcccgaGGCCAGCTAAAGCCATTGGCCACGCCACGACCCtatttcctcgaccaatcaggtcgccatACTCTCAACAGAAGTATAGTCGCGCCCTATGTTTGGCCGCCCCCCTTTtgggccaatcaagttgctctgaacttgccaccatacattaaagaccAAACGTGCCCTACCAAAACAACATATTGtttggcatgccaacatgccactctaccgcggcaacttcgcaacatgctacctcgcaaacatgccacttcgtggcaacctgccataaatagccacccacgGAAATTCTTACTCTCGTGGCCGTtcccacactatggccttgccatagttcctttggcatatccATGGCGCTGTTTGCACAAAAGTAGCAACATGCCGCAGCCGCATGCcacgtgcactaattagggtttcaacatgccaaaccctaatttggcaaattcctaccaaagccaaataacgtttcccagagcaaagAGATTGGCGTggaaacagggccaatgttggcACACGTGGGTCCGACTCTACGGAgccaagttttggccacgccagaccctaattcttccacggagacttggccacgccaagcccaaattcttccacggcgaattattccacggagccttggccacgccaagcccaaaTTCTTCCACGGGGAATTCTTCCCacggagccttggccacgccaagccctaattcttccacggcgaattcttccacggcgccaaaccctaacaTCGGCCACGGAGCAAATTTTTAGTTTTTCccatgccgcaacatcactggcataccactaTACCGCGGCTGCTcgcatgccactatgccacggctacgccactgacatgccattagcatgtggccgatgccacttcgctatacaacaagatgtggccataatcaatggccgtccttcttcatgagatgcaatctcagccatccaatttcGCCACCGAACCGGTAAgatcgtgacaagttttaggcgactagccaaaacgagcctagcattggaagtgtagagattgcagaggatgaaTTGGATATAATTAAGCTGAAAATTGGTAATATGAAAATGTATAAGTATTCCCTAACAGGTAAgacttatagacattaccataccaaaatagaggGTTATGTAGACCAACTTCCCGagtttattcgcgagtatattgtatatacggatgatgtcaatggagatggaaattgtggctatcatgccgtgaccgaacaatcaggaatctttgagacggcggttagtaaagggatgacaccatgccgatacgctacaaagaggatggccgaacaacttaTGAAAAGAAGAGGTGTTATAAACAATTGGTAGATGATGACGAAGGGTTTGATAGTTTGCATGTTCGGGTGTTAGGACCAGATAACGAGATGAAGTTCCTTCCTActgaatattggatgaaaatgtcggtttgtgggcatcttgtggcggatacatttaactgtgttgttcattatttttcccCCACCGAATAGACAACTTATACGCCAAAGTGGCAAAAGTgcgaaggatctcttaagaagagaagagttgtcttggcgttcgtgaacgagaatcatttcattattctggAGCTCAAGGAAAATTGTCCATTGCCGCCGGTTTGTCCGTTGACTCAAACAAGGATATAGTCCCCAATCACTcggaggaatggatgaaattgtatgaggagaaCCACCAATTGTGGGATTCGTTGAAGCTATCAATTAACCCAGAGAAGGGATAAATTCCTATTCATAAATTATAAAGTGAAGAAGAGTAGTTTGGAATGTGTGGTTCACTTCTacgcaaccttttgtttttttggaagtttgaattaTAATCATTAAACCATATGCTATGTAAGTGCAGGCATGATTTAATTCAAACTTTACAATGCCGAGAATTGGTCCCGACTTAGAAAGTCTTTTTCATTTtatgccggaaaatcaccataagTACACAGAGATATTAGTTTAAGTGTCGGTATTTAAAATAACTTCCTAACAATGCCGGAATTGTAATACCGGCATTATCTAGAAAAGCGTATCTCCATGCTGAAATTCTAAATTCCTTTCGTCTGGAAAGAAATCAGTTTACCGGCATTGTTTCTACATTTTCAACCGTGTCGgctttgaaaaaaaaacataaaaattgcaatGTTTAACATAGATTAACCAATATAAATGTTCTAATACTATAAAAAAAACAGTAACAAACATTTTAGATCAGTCGGTCCTTGGCTTCTTGTGAACCCTCTTCTTCGTTTCCTTCCACGAGTCCTTTGCatttggatcttcaattttgtctatcttttCCTCGACTGTCTTCATTTCTGCCGGGGTCagcacctctcctttcttgttcttgcaTTTAAACCAGTTTCCCAATTTTCCTAGTCGCGAACGTTGTTGTCATATTATTCCATTAGTAGGTTAACTTTTATAAGTTTATAGatatacattcaaataataggaaGTGAACCAGAATTACGTACCACCAACGTGAGGGTCTTTTGAAGTACGGGTACAGTAAGTTTTTCAGGAGTAGTGGAGGGAGGTTCTGCTTGTGGAGGCACTGTTTCGGCGGCCGGGCGTACAATATAAGGATGAGAGTACCTCAAATGACCTCTGAGGAAGCTCGGTTCCGATTCATAAACATTTTCCGCCAATTCCCAACCAACCATATCCAACACTAGTCGTTGTTCTTCCCTTTCATTCCAATGTACTAGTAGAGGAGTTGGTTTGTAAACTACCAGCGTATACTGTTCATCTGATAGACATTGAAGAAAGTTGTCacgccccaaatactaaacctTCTTAGCTAATAATAATATAACCTAAACCTGAAGTAATAGAATCTAGATCTTCGAACTTAAGGAACATAATCgcataaagtaaaacaaaactaattcccaaACACTCTGATACTTAATAGATGAAAACTCTCAaatgatatgaatatattaataTGTTGTTTTACAGATAAACAAAgagcacacacacacacacacatatatatatatatatatatatatatatatatatatatatatatatatataagatccATAAATGTTCTTAATCTGCTAAAGTTTCAAATTACGAAACGAATATGTTCATGCGCGCCATCTCTTCtgaaaactgaaactgaagtgggaacaagtgagcacatcatcccaaatggGGGCTCATTGGTTATCATTATAACATtccagtaatcactaacatgcatcaCAGTTCTACTAAAGAAAAACGATAAATATCTTTCACACATAACATAGAGCAAAAGATTGATTCAATTCATATCCCCATATATTACGTCCATATTGGTaatatccgtgaaagatccaCCTGCGGATGGATCTACGAGAGAAGTAttcaacaacctaaacatatgttatccaAACCTCTTCTCACTCAATGGAGGAGATGATGCTAGGAATAACTctagtctcaaatgatagcatgaattcaggtaccgtaagatattatcgtggaatgcgcacacctcataaaacccaatgccaccatctaagtctagaatataataagattttgattactatgatctgaacccgcacaacaggttcacaaaaggcccaatcattattcgtTGACTGAAGTCACCGAATAATAACCATATCCAGTCATgcacctagaatttcttccttaGTCAAGTTCATAGTAACCGAGTCATACTACGAAGACTGCAcaatcaagtataatatgcacatgagtgacttccctaaataaaataatatatataataatcaACCAGGGTAAAGTCGGACTACTAGGTAATAATCAACAggggtaa
Above is a genomic segment from Papaver somniferum cultivar HN1 chromosome 10, ASM357369v1, whole genome shotgun sequence containing:
- the LOC113318521 gene encoding uncharacterized protein LOC113318521 gives rise to the protein MMIMMEKIETNLNNQDEQYTLVVYKPTPLLVHWNEREEQRLVLDMVGWELAENVYESEPSFLRGHLRYSHPYIVRPAAETVPPQAEPPSTTPEKLTVPVLQKTLTLVENWETGLNARTRKERC